The proteins below are encoded in one region of Ascochyta rabiei chromosome 21, complete sequence:
- a CDS encoding Aminopeptidase Y, which yields MVYSSRWALSAAMTSVAALQIPLLSSSNQALLGDPSGSKPLVNSTELQDLISGDRLLTRAKKLYEIARLGEEEYNHPTRVIGSAGHLGTLSYIYETILQLGDYYTISNQSFPAVSGNIFESRLVLGNDVPKSAAPMGLTPPTKDKEPVHGDLILVDNEGCQMSDFPDSVAGNIAFVKRGVCPFGTKSEHAGQKGAVATIVYNYEKDPVSGTLGTPSPDHVATFGLSGEEAEPVLKKLKNKERVDVIAYIDAEVQQILTVNIVAQTTEGDPENCVMLGAHSDSVAEGPGINDDGSGTISLLEVATQLTKFNVSNCVRFAWWAGEEEGLLGSDYYVQSLSEEENQKIRLFMDYDMMASPNFAYQIYNATNALNPNGSEELRDLYIDWYKKQGLNYTFIPFDGRSDYDGFIRNGIPGGGIATGAEGIKTKEEEKVFGGKAGEWYDPCYHQLCDDVGNVNMTAFVVNTKLIAHSVATYAVSLKDFPKRDTTVASQAYKEATKYHGSKMFI from the exons ATGGTATACTCTTCTCGATGGGCGCTATCTGCAGCTATGACAAGCGTGGCTGCGTTGCAAATCCCTCTGTTGTCTTCTAGCAACCAGGCGCTACTCGGAGATCCCTCAGGATCGAAGCCGCTCGTCAACTCTACAGAGCTGCAGGACCTTATTAGCGGCGATCGCTTGTTGACCCGCGCGAAGAAGCTCTACGAGATTGCGAGGCTCGGCGAGGAAGAGTACAACCACCCTACAAGGGTCATTGGAAGTGCTG GCCATCTCGGAACGCTCTCCTACATTTACGAGACCATTCTACAGCTTGGGGATTACTATACCATCTCAAACCAGAGCTTTCCTGCTGTTTCTGGCAACATCTTCGAATCCCGGCTTGTGCTTGGCAATGATGTCCCCAAATCAGCAGCGCCTATGGGTTTGACGCCACCCACAAAGGACAAGGAGCCGGTACATGGAGATCTCATCTTAGTCGACAACGAGGGTTGTCAAATGTCCGACTTCCCCGACTCTGTTGCAGGTAACATTGCCTTCGTCAAGCGAGGAGTATGTCCGTTTGGAACCAAGTCAGAGCACGCCGGCCAGAAAGGAGCAGTTGCGACCATCGTCTACAACTACGAGAAGGACCCTGTTTCTGGTACCCTAGGGACACCTTCCCCGGATCATGTCGCTACATTTGGGCTATCTGGCGAGGAGGCAGAGCCTGTTTTGAAGAAGCTCAAGAACAAAGAGCGCGTTGATGTCATTGCCTACATCGACGCTGAGGTCCAGCAGATCTTAACCGTCAACATAGTCGCACAAACAACCGAAGGTGATCCGGAGAACTGTGTCATGCTCGGCGCACACAGCGACAGCGTTGCAGAAGGACCTGGTATCAACGATGACGGTTCTGGCACAATCTCGCTGCTCGAAGTCGCTACACAGCTCACCAAGTTCAACGTCAGCAACTGCGTGCGTTTTGCGTGGTGGGCTGGCGAGGAGGAAGGCCTGCTCGGCTCAGACTACTACGTTCAGTCGTTGTCGGAAGAGGAGAACCAGAAGATTCGTCTGTTCATGGACTACGATATGATGGCCAGCCCCAACTTCGCATACCAGATCTACAACGCTACGAACGCCTTAAACCCGAACGGGTCGGAAGAGCTGCGTGATCTGTACATCGATTGGTACAAGAAGCAGGGCCTCAACTACACCTTCATTCCCTTTGACGGCCGCAGCGACTATGATGGTTTCATCCGCAACGGTATCCCAGGAGGAGGTATTGCGACTGGTGCCGAGGGCATCAAGAccaaggaggaggagaaggtcTTTGGCGGCAAGGCAGGTGAGTGGTACGACCCTTGCTACCACCAGCTGTGTGACGATGTTGGCAACGTCAACATGACAGCCTTTGTCGTCAACACCAAGCTCATCGCACACTCGGTCGCGACGTATGCTGTTTCTCTTAAGGACTTCCCCAAGCGTGACACCACCGTTGCCTCGCAGGCGTACAAAGAAGCCACCAAGTACCACGGTAGCAAGATGTTCATTTGA
- a CDS encoding 40S ribosomal protein S17.e.B: MGRVRTKTVKKSAKVIIERYYPKLSLDFETNKRICDEIAIIASKRLRNKIAGYTTHLMKRIQRGPVRGISFKLQEEERERKDQYVPEISALDFTQNSESGALDVDQETKDLLKSLGFDSIPTNVVAVSQQQIVERPRRFGDRNARN, encoded by the exons ATGGGTCGCGTCCGCACAAAGACCGTCAAGAAGTCCGCCAAGGTCATCATTGAGCGTTACTACCCCAAGCTCTCCCTGGACTTCGAGACCAACAAGAGGATCTGCGATGAG ATCGCCATCATTGCCTCCAAGCGTCTCAGGAACAAGATCGCGGGTTACACCACCCACTTGATGAAGCGTATCCAGCGTGGTCCCGTCCGCGGTATCTCCTTCAAGCTCCAGGAAGAGGAGCGTGAGCGCAAGGACCAGTACGTTCCCGAGATCTCCGCTCTCGACTTCACCCAGAACAGCGAGTCTGGTGCTCTCGACGTCGACCAGGAGACCAAGGACCTTCTCAAGTCCCTCGGC TTCGACTCCATCCCCACCAACGTTGTCGCCGTCTCTCAGCAGCAGATTGTCGAGCGCCCCCGCCGCTTCGGCGACCGCAACGCCCGCAACTAA
- a CDS encoding Aminopeptidase Y, producing MKFNNFEVLTTILCSWLSGFLLGLWRLTPYITDREAGLLVALSVVVAMVIIHKHLNKNAVVAYLNRHVGEVQNTMLLDLQEFHRKRVATLKINHNQTMREAQDEIRRLHAKFDRLNSEYDWISTMYQDQMRTNQEQEDRIAFLEVKLKEFGQLKSSASSAPFSAPASQINFANPPRRTHRETGRE from the exons ATGAAGTTCAACAACTTTGAAGTTCTCACGACCATCCTCTGCTCTTGGCTCTCGGGCTTCCTTCTCGGTCTCTGGCGTCTT ACCCCCTACATTACCGACCGGGAGGCTGGACTCCTTGTCGCTCTCTCTGTCGTTGTCGCCATGGTCATCATCCACAAGCATCTCAATAAGAATGCGGTCGTCGCCTACCTTAACCGTCATGTGGGCGAGGTGCAAAACACGATGCTCCTAGATCTTCAAGAGTTCCACCGCAAGCGCGTTGCAACGCTGAAGATCAATCACAACCAAACCATGCGCGAAGCTCAGGACGAGATCCGCCGCCTTCACGCCAAGTTCGACCGCCTGAACAGCGAATACGACTGGATCTCGACCATGTACCAGGATCAAATGCGCACCAACCAGGAGCAAGAAGACCGCATCGCCTTTCTCGAAGTCAAGTTAAAGGAGTTTGGCCAGCTCAAGTCgtctgcttcttctgcgccCTTCTCTGCGCCTGCCTCCCAGATCAACTTTGCCAACCCACCCCGTCGCACCCACCGT GAGACTGGGAGAGAGTAG